A window of Cloacibacillus sp. An23 contains these coding sequences:
- a CDS encoding Hsp20/alpha crystallin family protein, with amino-acid sequence MLPKIFRENAIDNFFDDFAFGAPFGLSHRTNGKNEWSGLMKMDIKDKDGQYTADIELPGCKKEDISIELNNGYLTVTANRNYNNDEKGEDGKFIRRERFSGQCSRSLYIGEHVKQEDVKAKFENGVLSLSFPKEGEETKKSSTIAIEG; translated from the coding sequence ATGCTACCGAAAATTTTTAGAGAAAACGCAATCGACAACTTCTTTGACGACTTCGCCTTCGGCGCGCCGTTCGGACTCAGCCACAGGACGAACGGCAAGAACGAATGGAGCGGCCTGATGAAGATGGACATCAAGGACAAAGACGGGCAGTACACCGCCGACATCGAGCTGCCGGGCTGCAAGAAAGAGGACATCTCGATAGAGCTCAACAACGGCTACCTCACCGTGACCGCGAACAGGAACTACAACAACGACGAGAAGGGCGAAGACGGCAAGTTCATCCGCCGCGAACGCTTCTCCGGCCAGTGCTCGCGCAGCCTCTACATCGGCGAGCACGTGAAGCAGGAAGACGTGAAAGCCAAATTTGAAAACGGCGTGCTCTCGCTGAGCTTCCCAAAAGAGGGCGAAGAGACGAAAAAGAGCAGCACAATCGCCATCGAAGGATAA
- a CDS encoding Coenzyme F420 hydrogenase/dehydrogenase, beta subunit C-terminal domain: MKTEELVPDKKACCGCGACEAACPTDAISMRADEEGFLYPSIDAVACVGCGRCAAVCPMRDGARWKADKEPRFFAAKHRSEDVLRHSTSGGAFTAISDAVLARGGADFDEKLRVVHKMTDTAEGRDRMRFSKYVQSDMRAMFRAVEDECARRPVLFTGTPCQCAALLSYLGGRPENLFVCDLICHSIPSPLVWEKYKSLLEEEHGAKIAEARFRSKEHPWGRANSNRGFACRFEGGDEFIEDDRFYRLFIYERTIARPSCSACPFTDVRRVSDITIADCFGIEKYAPNLYDPLGVSLMMVNTEKGGEMLAAISGAMELHERPKEESTAEQRRLSRPGRMPESRAAFWEAFRKGGLKAAIDSLKK; this comes from the coding sequence ATGAAAACGGAAGAACTTGTGCCGGATAAAAAAGCGTGCTGCGGATGCGGCGCGTGCGAGGCGGCCTGCCCGACGGACGCGATTTCGATGCGCGCCGACGAAGAGGGATTTTTATATCCGTCCATAGACGCGGTCGCCTGCGTCGGATGCGGGCGCTGCGCCGCGGTCTGCCCGATGAGAGACGGCGCGCGCTGGAAGGCGGATAAAGAGCCGCGCTTCTTCGCCGCAAAGCACCGCTCTGAGGATGTGCTGAGACATTCCACCTCCGGCGGAGCTTTCACCGCGATTTCGGACGCCGTGCTCGCGCGCGGCGGCGCGGATTTCGACGAAAAGCTGCGCGTCGTCCACAAAATGACCGATACGGCGGAGGGGCGCGACCGCATGAGATTTTCAAAATACGTGCAGAGCGACATGCGCGCCATGTTCCGCGCGGTGGAGGACGAATGCGCGCGCCGGCCCGTGTTATTCACCGGGACGCCATGCCAGTGCGCGGCTCTGCTCTCATACCTCGGCGGAAGGCCGGAAAACCTCTTCGTCTGCGACCTGATATGCCACAGCATACCGAGCCCGCTCGTCTGGGAGAAATACAAGAGTCTGCTTGAAGAAGAACACGGCGCGAAGATAGCCGAAGCGCGCTTCCGCTCGAAAGAGCACCCGTGGGGGCGCGCGAACAGCAACAGAGGCTTCGCCTGCCGCTTCGAGGGCGGGGACGAATTCATCGAGGACGACAGATTTTACAGGCTCTTCATATACGAGCGGACCATCGCGCGCCCCTCGTGCTCGGCCTGCCCCTTCACGGACGTGCGCCGCGTCTCCGACATAACCATAGCCGACTGCTTCGGCATAGAAAAATACGCGCCGAATCTATACGACCCGCTCGGCGTGTCGCTGATGATGGTAAACACGGAAAAAGGCGGAGAAATGCTCGCTGCGATATCCGGCGCGATGGAGCTGCACGAGCGCCCGAAAGAGGAAAGCACCGCCGAACAGCGGCGTCTCTCGCGCCCCGGCAGAATGCCGGAAAGCCGCGCGGCCTTCTGGGAGGCCTTCCGCAAAGGCGGCCTCAAAGCCGCGATCGACTCACTTAAAAAATAA
- a CDS encoding MATE family efflux transporter — MSRGSVAGNILAFAFPLMLANIFQQLYGVANSVVVGRQMGAAALAATGTAIPIVNVMVFLLLGVTMGSSVLMAEFFGAGDERSLKDELSTSAAAGAVFTLALSAAGVLFTEPLLAVIRTPSELAPMASAYLRIIFLGLIFTFFYNLLSFAMRAVGESAAPLVFLIISSLLNVALSVLFVRDFGLGVEGAAAASVLSQAVSALLSFFYIKLRLPVLVPESWTKISAPLLRRTLWFSSVSGVQQTVLYFGILVLQGAVNPLGITSIAAFNAVSRIDGFVMSLSDSFASSLMMFASQNRGAGERARVFLGLRRTLGLCAAVTSLCAVLLLLFPRALASAFLGPGEDEALARAVSFLRTMALFYLLSVPCNTFQGFFRGVGRMKVVLYATYIQIPVRVAVSYALARSAGINAVAAGISAGWVCMASYQLFEYRRFVKYERGGKPTEGMRLENENGRTCAG, encoded by the coding sequence ATGAGCAGGGGAAGCGTCGCCGGCAATATTCTGGCGTTCGCTTTTCCTCTGATGCTCGCGAATATATTTCAGCAGCTTTACGGCGTCGCGAACTCCGTCGTCGTGGGACGGCAGATGGGCGCGGCGGCTCTGGCGGCTACCGGGACGGCCATCCCCATCGTCAACGTCATGGTTTTTCTGCTGCTCGGCGTGACGATGGGAAGTTCCGTGCTTATGGCGGAGTTTTTCGGCGCGGGGGACGAGCGTTCGCTGAAGGACGAGCTTTCTACCTCGGCTGCTGCGGGGGCCGTCTTCACTCTCGCGCTGTCGGCCGCCGGCGTCCTGTTCACGGAGCCGCTGCTGGCGGTGATACGCACGCCCTCGGAGCTCGCGCCTATGGCCTCGGCCTATCTGCGGATTATTTTTCTCGGCCTTATTTTCACTTTTTTCTATAATCTGCTTTCGTTCGCGATGCGCGCCGTCGGCGAGTCGGCGGCCCCTCTCGTCTTTCTGATAATATCCTCGCTGCTGAACGTCGCGCTGTCGGTGCTTTTCGTGCGCGATTTCGGTCTCGGCGTCGAGGGCGCGGCGGCGGCCTCGGTGCTTTCGCAGGCGGTCTCGGCGCTGCTTTCGTTTTTCTATATAAAGCTGCGTCTTCCTGTGCTTGTGCCCGAGTCGTGGACGAAGATCAGCGCGCCGCTGCTGCGGCGGACGCTGTGGTTCAGCTCCGTCTCGGGCGTGCAGCAGACGGTGCTGTATTTCGGCATACTCGTGCTGCAGGGGGCGGTGAACCCGCTCGGCATCACCAGCATCGCGGCCTTCAACGCCGTCTCGCGCATCGACGGCTTCGTCATGTCGCTGAGCGACAGCTTCGCCAGCTCCCTTATGATGTTCGCCTCGCAGAACAGGGGCGCGGGCGAGAGGGCCCGCGTTTTTCTCGGCCTTCGGCGCACGCTCGGCCTCTGCGCGGCCGTGACTTCGCTCTGCGCGGTTCTGCTGCTGCTTTTCCCGCGCGCGCTCGCCTCGGCATTCCTCGGCCCGGGCGAAGATGAGGCGCTCGCGCGCGCCGTCTCGTTCCTGCGGACGATGGCGCTCTTTTACCTGCTTTCCGTGCCGTGCAACACTTTTCAGGGATTTTTCCGCGGCGTCGGGCGCATGAAGGTCGTTCTATACGCGACCTACATCCAGATACCGGTGCGCGTCGCAGTCTCCTACGCGCTCGCGCGGAGCGCCGGCATAAACGCGGTGGCGGCCGGGATAAGCGCGGGATGGGTCTGCATGGCTTCGTACCAGTTGTTCGAATACCGAAGATTTGTAAAATATGAACGGGGCGGAAAGCCAACGGAAGGAATGAGACTAGAAAATGAAAACGGAAGAACTTGTGCCGGATAA
- a CDS encoding MurR/RpiR family transcriptional regulator — translation MDMILEERAAAAGLTEKDRKVLDFIIGDKKSACFMSSNEIAARIGTSPSTVVRLSKKLGYGSFAAFRRALQRELTGAEDGGARAGLPIRGEPDDGAALALYSRNVAANIAAQNTPENDRKIAEAAGLAANARNLYVAGFRACAGFAAAAAVQLACARPRVITTGEGRPFVDELVDISSEDALIIISFARYSSDAAVAAQIARDAGCPVIAMTDSFAAPAARGAAKVILSRSGGAGYLDSHVGFLVNMEKLILLVNRRLEHENAARRERLEKYLQKTGKY, via the coding sequence ATGGACATGATTCTCGAGGAACGCGCGGCGGCTGCCGGGTTGACGGAAAAGGACAGAAAAGTTCTGGACTTCATAATCGGGGACAAAAAAAGCGCCTGCTTCATGTCCTCCAACGAAATAGCGGCCCGCATCGGCACGAGCCCCTCCACCGTCGTCCGCCTCTCGAAAAAACTCGGCTACGGGAGCTTTGCGGCCTTCCGCCGCGCGCTGCAGAGAGAGCTGACCGGCGCGGAGGACGGCGGCGCGCGCGCGGGCCTCCCGATCCGCGGCGAGCCGGACGACGGAGCGGCTCTTGCGCTCTACTCGCGCAATGTCGCCGCCAACATAGCGGCGCAGAACACGCCCGAAAACGACAGGAAAATAGCCGAGGCCGCCGGACTCGCCGCGAATGCGCGCAATCTATACGTCGCAGGCTTCCGTGCCTGCGCTGGCTTCGCCGCAGCCGCGGCGGTGCAGCTTGCCTGCGCGCGGCCGCGCGTCATAACGACCGGCGAAGGCCGCCCGTTCGTAGACGAACTGGTGGACATATCGTCCGAAGACGCGCTCATCATAATCTCCTTCGCACGCTACTCAAGCGACGCCGCCGTCGCGGCTCAGATAGCGCGCGACGCCGGATGCCCCGTCATAGCCATGACCGACAGCTTCGCCGCCCCGGCCGCGCGCGGAGCCGCGAAGGTCATCCTAAGCCGCAGCGGCGGCGCGGGCTACCTTGACTCGCACGTCGGCTTCCTCGTAAACATGGAAAAGCTGATACTCCTCGTAAACCGCCGCCTGGAACACGAAAACGCCGCGCGCCGCGAAAGGCTGGAAAAATATCTGCAGAAGACCGGGAAATACTAG
- the iolC gene encoding 5-dehydro-2-deoxygluconokinase, with protein sequence MILSLDGAKPNDVVAMGRSTVDLYANEIGPLEEASTFSKYVGGSPANTAVAMAKLGMKVGYIGKVADDPFGRYIVNYLNGAKVDTSHIKTAQPGIRCGVTIGEILPDKCNYFVYRKDCADLHIECSELDEEYIASHKIILISGTSLSHSPAREAVFKAIALAKRNNVKVAFDLDYRDYTWDDAEKAGTYLTLAAEQADVVLGTRDEFDIMESLYYGEVHDDSLTAQRLIDRGVTVVSIKKGKQGSHVYTKNSMTTGGIYQAKVLKTFGAGDSYSGAFMYGLVHDMQPEESLRYAAAASAITISGHSCSGSMPTLGQVEEYMARHEYIMP encoded by the coding sequence ATGATACTATCATTAGATGGCGCCAAGCCGAACGACGTCGTAGCGATGGGCAGATCCACCGTAGATCTTTATGCCAACGAGATAGGCCCGCTGGAAGAGGCGTCTACATTCAGCAAATATGTCGGCGGCTCCCCAGCCAACACGGCGGTCGCTATGGCGAAGCTCGGAATGAAGGTCGGTTATATCGGCAAGGTCGCTGACGATCCTTTCGGCAGATATATCGTCAATTATCTTAACGGAGCCAAAGTTGACACCTCCCATATAAAGACGGCGCAGCCTGGGATACGCTGCGGCGTTACGATAGGAGAAATCCTGCCCGATAAATGCAACTATTTCGTATATCGGAAGGACTGCGCCGATCTTCATATCGAATGCTCGGAGCTTGACGAGGAATATATCGCTTCGCACAAAATAATCTTGATTTCCGGCACCTCCCTGTCACATTCACCGGCGAGAGAAGCCGTTTTCAAGGCTATCGCCCTGGCTAAACGTAATAACGTAAAGGTCGCGTTTGATTTGGATTATCGCGACTATACGTGGGACGACGCCGAAAAAGCAGGAACCTATTTAACGCTGGCAGCGGAGCAGGCAGATGTCGTCTTAGGCACACGGGACGAATTTGATATTATGGAGAGTTTGTATTACGGCGAAGTGCATGACGACAGCCTTACGGCCCAAAGGCTTATCGACCGAGGTGTAACCGTAGTAAGCATAAAAAAAGGAAAACAAGGGTCGCACGTTTATACAAAAAACAGTATGACGACCGGAGGCATATATCAGGCAAAGGTGTTGAAAACCTTCGGTGCCGGCGATTCATATTCGGGGGCCTTTATGTACGGTTTGGTGCACGATATGCAGCCGGAGGAAAGCCTTCGTTACGCGGCCGCCGCCTCGGCGATCACGATTTCCGGGCATAGCTGCTCGGGTTCCATGCCCACGCTTGGGCAGGTAGAGGAATATATGGCGCGGCACGAATATATTATGCCGTAA
- a CDS encoding 2-amino-3,7-dideoxy-D-threo-hept-6-ulosonate synthase: MLGKEIRLKRLIPGEDGKYFGLTVDHAIARGVMPGLDNIDDTLEKMIAGGPNAITMHKGIAEKCFAPYAGKVALVLKLTTFGVYHFDEDVQVADVEEAILLGADAVSVGCIVGGDNQKEQISMLGRISKDAQRYGMPLVSHIYPRGNHIAGTDQYKVENVIYAARAAAELGVDLIKTNYTGSAESFAKVVAAVPARVAIAGGFHCKSAEEYISMTRDVMDAGAAGVTYGRFVFSYRDITALVKTLSRVIHEGISVKEALEYLEYLEHSRGDGR; the protein is encoded by the coding sequence ATGCTTGGAAAAGAAATTCGTTTAAAAAGGCTCATTCCGGGAGAGGACGGGAAATATTTCGGCCTGACCGTGGATCATGCCATCGCGCGCGGAGTAATGCCGGGGCTGGACAACATCGATGATACGCTGGAGAAAATGATAGCCGGAGGCCCTAACGCCATAACTATGCACAAAGGAATAGCCGAAAAGTGTTTCGCGCCGTACGCGGGCAAAGTCGCTCTCGTGCTGAAGCTGACGACGTTCGGCGTATATCATTTCGACGAGGACGTTCAGGTCGCCGATGTTGAGGAAGCCATACTCCTCGGAGCGGACGCCGTATCGGTCGGATGTATAGTCGGCGGAGACAATCAGAAGGAGCAGATATCCATGCTCGGGCGAATCAGCAAAGATGCGCAGCGGTACGGCATGCCGCTGGTCTCCCATATTTATCCACGCGGCAACCATATCGCCGGCACAGACCAGTACAAAGTCGAAAACGTCATCTACGCCGCGAGGGCGGCGGCGGAGCTCGGCGTAGACCTGATCAAGACGAATTACACAGGAAGCGCGGAAAGTTTTGCAAAGGTGGTCGCCGCCGTTCCGGCCCGCGTCGCCATAGCCGGCGGCTTCCACTGTAAATCCGCAGAGGAATATATCTCTATGACCAGAGACGTTATGGACGCGGGGGCGGCCGGCGTAACATACGGGCGTTTCGTTTTCAGCTACCGTGATATAACCGCTCTTGTAAAGACGTTGTCCCGCGTCATCCACGAGGGCATTTCAGTCAAAGAGGCATTGGAATATCTCGAGTATTTGGAGCACTCGCGCGGAGACGGCAGATGA
- a CDS encoding TRAP transporter large permease: MALIALLVFLVSFAAVTVLFRMPVSFGLGTASLLVLGYAGFNTVTVPQFAFSGLDSFALLAIPFYIFAGVIMEYSGISKMLIDWVKAFVGRVRGATGIITICACMAFGVLTGSAMATISAIGKMMVPELKKDGYPNGYSSALLAATCFLGILIPPSVPGIMYALASGAKITPVWMSTIGPAFVFAIGYFIINYWRIGRHMPKPAKVVRHPVERIKDISKSTVYATPALLMPIIIYGSIYGGLCTVTEAGAISCVYGILYFAALKIIDKNRIKMTFWKCCAIAGASTAVIGLLNAFSAVAGKVMTLAGISNFLSGVITENITTTAGFLIMINIIFLFMGTFMDINATILIMTPLLLPVALTYGIDPIHFGAIMLVNMCVGFLTPPFAVGIFVSTKIADSTFGDTVREAVPFIGVGLIAIVITTVCPKYIFFFVNLFGG, from the coding sequence ATGGCGTTAATTGCGTTGCTTGTGTTTTTAGTATCTTTTGCTGCCGTAACGGTGCTTTTCCGTATGCCCGTATCTTTCGGGCTGGGTACGGCTTCTCTGCTGGTTCTAGGTTACGCCGGATTCAACACGGTGACTGTGCCGCAGTTCGCTTTCTCAGGCCTAGACAGTTTCGCTCTGCTTGCGATACCGTTCTATATCTTCGCCGGAGTAATTATGGAATACAGCGGGATTTCCAAAATGCTGATCGACTGGGTAAAAGCTTTCGTCGGCAGAGTGCGCGGCGCGACGGGCATCATTACGATATGCGCATGTATGGCTTTCGGCGTTCTTACCGGGTCGGCGATGGCGACTATCAGCGCAATCGGTAAGATGATGGTGCCCGAATTAAAGAAGGATGGATACCCCAACGGATATTCCTCCGCGCTGCTCGCCGCCACCTGCTTTCTGGGGATACTGATACCGCCAAGCGTACCTGGAATAATGTACGCCTTAGCCTCGGGGGCTAAAATCACCCCTGTTTGGATGTCTACGATAGGTCCTGCCTTCGTGTTCGCGATTGGATATTTTATAATCAACTATTGGCGTATAGGACGGCATATGCCGAAACCCGCCAAGGTAGTACGCCACCCTGTCGAGAGGATAAAGGACATCAGCAAATCTACAGTATATGCCACACCGGCGCTTTTGATGCCGATAATCATTTACGGCAGTATCTACGGCGGGCTGTGCACCGTAACGGAAGCCGGCGCCATCAGCTGCGTGTATGGGATACTTTATTTCGCCGCGCTGAAAATAATAGATAAAAACAGAATAAAGATGACGTTCTGGAAATGCTGCGCCATCGCGGGAGCGTCTACAGCAGTCATCGGTCTTCTCAACGCATTCTCGGCTGTGGCGGGAAAGGTCATGACTCTGGCCGGGATCTCCAATTTCCTGTCTGGCGTCATTACCGAGAATATTACTACGACGGCGGGTTTCCTGATTATGATCAACATCATATTCCTTTTCATGGGGACGTTCATGGATATCAACGCCACGATTTTGATAATGACGCCGCTGCTCCTTCCCGTGGCGCTTACGTACGGTATAGATCCGATACATTTCGGCGCGATTATGCTCGTAAATATGTGTGTCGGCTTCCTCACGCCGCCGTTCGCCGTCGGGATTTTCGTCAGCACTAAAATAGCCGATTCTACGTTCGGGGATACGGTGCGAGAAGCCGTGCCATTCATCGGAGTTGGTCTTATAGCTATCGTCATCACTACAGTATGTCCGAAATACATATTCTTCTTCGTTAATCTCTTCGGCGGATAA
- a CDS encoding TRAP transporter small permease, with protein sequence MDGSGIKRIRWLNDKVLGVETFILSLITIGLVVAISVEVFCRYFLFISAAWAEELTRYLFIWLTYIGSAYAIWEGSHTEIDVLKQVVGNTKEPFRSKGLRTLELFAIISTFIFLVVFGKMFFDYMMRIWNTTQTSPTMHIPMGLVYLPVFIGIVLCAFHEIYLLAEWMERHRKHNTDAAVEQ encoded by the coding sequence ATGGACGGCAGCGGCATCAAAAGGATAAGATGGCTGAACGATAAAGTATTGGGGGTCGAAACTTTTATTCTTTCACTTATTACGATAGGGTTGGTCGTCGCAATATCCGTGGAAGTGTTTTGCAGATACTTTCTTTTTATCTCAGCCGCGTGGGCTGAGGAACTTACACGTTATCTCTTTATATGGCTCACATATATAGGTTCGGCGTACGCAATATGGGAGGGCAGCCATACTGAAATAGACGTGCTGAAACAAGTGGTAGGCAACACAAAAGAGCCTTTCCGCAGCAAAGGGCTGAGAACGCTTGAGCTTTTTGCGATCATTTCAACATTCATTTTTCTCGTCGTGTTCGGCAAAATGTTTTTCGACTATATGATGCGGATCTGGAACACGACCCAGACTTCTCCCACGATGCACATACCTATGGGCCTTGTGTACCTGCCTGTGTTTATTGGCATAGTATTATGTGCTTTCCATGAAATATACCTGCTTGCCGAATGGATGGAAAGACACCGCAAGCATAATACCGACGCAGCCGTAGAACAATAA
- a CDS encoding TRAP transporter substrate-binding protein, translating into MKKSFIGIICSLFAIGVVAFGAEAATRFTVTADVTGDRAPYVEQFAKLIEEKTNGRYAANVIAAGSLGTGADMAQMLQMGTLDVLMSDDMTLDGVLNGALGFAWLPGLVSNYEEADAYYNNGWIAQEVAKIMAKNGFIRISSFCNGFRQVGNIKRPVKEMKDLAGLKIRTPSVEAVVEFYERCGALPVMISGSEVLNALQTGTVDGLDNAVFNYTNQGITDVIKHITEINYCYSGGCFIAGAPFWEKLSDEDKAIFAECAQAVSNDFTKFFRDKTQKLTQDGVKSGQWTVDQPSENMKAEMAKISKAIWDESRAKYGDEIMDVIISGEYKTLSKK; encoded by the coding sequence ATGAAGAAAAGTTTTATCGGAATAATATGTTCGCTGTTCGCAATAGGCGTCGTCGCGTTTGGCGCGGAGGCCGCGACGAGGTTCACCGTTACCGCCGACGTAACAGGAGACAGAGCTCCGTATGTGGAGCAGTTTGCTAAACTGATTGAAGAAAAAACAAACGGACGCTATGCCGCAAACGTTATCGCGGCAGGTTCTCTCGGAACCGGAGCTGATATGGCGCAGATGCTTCAGATGGGAACGCTTGACGTGCTCATGAGCGACGACATGACGCTGGACGGCGTGCTTAACGGCGCGCTCGGCTTCGCGTGGCTTCCCGGGCTCGTTTCCAACTATGAGGAGGCGGACGCTTATTACAACAACGGCTGGATCGCGCAGGAAGTCGCGAAGATCATGGCGAAAAACGGATTTATCAGGATTTCTTCGTTCTGCAACGGCTTCAGGCAGGTTGGGAACATCAAGCGTCCCGTCAAAGAAATGAAGGATCTCGCCGGTTTGAAAATCCGCACGCCTTCAGTCGAAGCCGTCGTTGAATTTTACGAGAGATGCGGCGCGCTTCCGGTAATGATCTCCGGCTCAGAGGTTCTGAACGCACTCCAGACAGGCACGGTAGACGGGCTTGACAACGCTGTGTTCAACTACACCAATCAGGGCATCACCGACGTCATCAAGCATATAACGGAGATCAACTACTGCTACTCCGGCGGCTGTTTTATCGCAGGCGCGCCGTTCTGGGAGAAGTTAAGCGATGAGGATAAAGCTATATTCGCAGAATGCGCCCAGGCCGTGTCCAACGATTTCACAAAGTTCTTCCGTGACAAGACGCAGAAGCTTACTCAGGACGGAGTTAAAAGCGGTCAGTGGACGGTGGATCAGCCTTCCGAAAATATGAAAGCGGAAATGGCGAAAATTTCAAAGGCGATATGGGATGAAAGCCGCGCCAAGTACGGCGATGAAATAATGGACGTAATCATCAGCGGCGAATACAAAACTTTATCCAAGAAGTAG
- a CDS encoding class II aldolase/adducin family protein, translating to MNNMIKEKYAVQANEIVEYSKLAYSMKLVSAAGGNISARCGDRVLITGTNVPLRNTSHDNLVLCGMDRNVIESPANIKPSKELGLHIGVYKARPEVCYVVHLHPTFSIIASLNQKKLHLYTESARLKLKDVPIIPVSAPGSDDLVNKVVSVVSNTPNDINAFLMEAHGVLIVGKTMEDCFNQAELLEDSAKIAVFQALMNPSIK from the coding sequence ATGAATAACATGATAAAAGAAAAATATGCCGTCCAGGCTAATGAAATCGTTGAATATTCAAAGCTTGCGTACAGCATGAAGCTGGTCAGCGCAGCGGGCGGAAATATAAGCGCAAGATGCGGCGACAGGGTTTTGATTACGGGTACTAACGTCCCGTTACGAAATACTTCACATGACAACTTAGTCCTATGCGGCATGGACAGAAATGTCATTGAAAGCCCCGCAAACATCAAGCCGTCCAAAGAGCTCGGGCTTCATATCGGGGTATATAAGGCACGTCCTGAGGTTTGTTATGTCGTGCACCTGCATCCGACATTCTCAATAATCGCTTCTCTTAATCAAAAGAAACTACATCTTTATACGGAATCCGCGAGGCTGAAGTTAAAAGATGTGCCAATAATCCCAGTCAGCGCCCCAGGGTCTGACGATCTTGTAAATAAGGTGGTGAGCGTTGTTTCCAATACGCCGAATGATATAAATGCGTTTTTAATGGAAGCTCATGGCGTTTTAATCGTTGGCAAGACAATGGAAGACTGTTTCAATCAAGCCGAATTGCTTGAAGACAGCGCTAAGATTGCTGTTTTTCAAGCGCTGATGAATCCCAGTATCAAATAA
- a CDS encoding four-carbon acid sugar kinase family protein has protein sequence MFERTAFSSGDRDMFFTEITDDLTGAVDSGSYFTGRGQRLRIYTSGSDVPNPCHGEIHSFNLSSRNVAKQLAGKLHYDLLSKMRETKGEIFMKKIGTGFRGNDPYELEGLLKARQDYVVFIIDNAPELGTFTLYGNQYCEGEILHKSLYANDPIYPPTDPYIPRILAKDTQIPVGLVDIDVVKGGDIRRATAEELDEGKKIIVFDAVTDKDTLKIISELMPVYDKVFWTGSLGIANGLAEFLYGPRSICYKPQRRDIRCLCFSASDYDIAKRQIEYSHSLGLKIVCADIDAYIDGDGSIPFSAAESAVEILREHNVIITPSVRKYSKKPGTNVKILECIGTITKILSGEDIMFDRLLIVGGETAQTIYKNLGVGQLELGLSLEPGVAEGHILDGIWGGKEFVMKGGSMGDVSVLEKMMCRRGDANE, from the coding sequence ATGTTCGAAAGAACAGCTTTTTCAAGTGGTGATAGAGATATGTTTTTCACGGAGATAACAGACGATTTAACCGGCGCGGTAGACTCAGGCAGTTATTTCACCGGCAGGGGGCAGAGGCTTCGAATTTATACATCCGGAAGCGATGTCCCCAATCCGTGTCACGGTGAAATACATTCGTTCAACCTCTCGTCAAGAAACGTCGCCAAACAGCTTGCAGGGAAATTGCATTATGACCTTTTGTCTAAAATGCGTGAGACAAAAGGAGAAATCTTTATGAAAAAAATAGGCACCGGCTTTCGCGGCAACGACCCATATGAGCTCGAAGGGCTTCTAAAGGCGCGACAGGATTACGTCGTGTTTATTATCGACAACGCACCGGAGCTTGGAACGTTTACATTGTACGGGAATCAGTACTGCGAGGGCGAGATACTGCATAAATCATTATATGCGAACGATCCGATCTATCCGCCTACAGACCCTTATATTCCAAGGATATTGGCGAAAGATACGCAAATCCCGGTCGGCCTTGTAGATATAGACGTTGTTAAAGGCGGAGATATTAGAAGAGCGACCGCGGAAGAGTTGGACGAAGGGAAAAAAATAATAGTATTCGACGCCGTCACAGATAAAGACACGCTCAAGATTATCTCAGAACTAATGCCTGTATATGATAAAGTCTTCTGGACGGGTTCTCTCGGCATCGCAAACGGGCTGGCAGAGTTTTTATACGGCCCCCGCTCAATATGCTACAAGCCGCAGCGAAGAGATATACGATGCCTTTGTTTCAGCGCCTCCGATTACGACATAGCAAAAAGGCAGATAGAATACTCCCACAGTCTGGGGCTGAAAATCGTCTGCGCAGATATCGACGCATATATTGACGGCGACGGCTCAATTCCGTTTTCTGCAGCAGAATCCGCCGTCGAAATTCTGCGGGAGCATAACGTAATCATAACGCCTTCGGTAAGAAAATATTCCAAGAAGCCAGGAACCAATGTAAAAATACTTGAATGCATCGGCACGATCACAAAAATTCTGTCAGGGGAAGACATAATGTTTGACCGTCTTTTAATCGTAGGCGGGGAAACAGCTCAGACAATTTATAAAAACCTCGGCGTAGGGCAGCTTGAACTGGGGCTTTCGCTGGAGCCCGGCGTAGCCGAAGGGCACATTCTGGATGGGATATGGGGCGGGAAAGAATTCGTAATGAAAGGCGGCAGTATGGGCGACGTAAGCGTGTTGGAAAAAATGATGTGCCGCAGGGGAGACGCAAATGAATAA